Part of the Mus caroli chromosome 1, CAROLI_EIJ_v1.1, whole genome shotgun sequence genome, TTCTTACCTTGTATAATTTACATTCTACTGGGGGAGATAGATGATCatcaaataaatgttaatttgtGGCTCTGACAGCGTGGAGAAGAAAATGCCACAAGACTATAAAAAGCAGGTCTGACCTACTCAGGGGAGCCAGGGCAGCCTCTTTTGAAGACTTGGAACTGGAGCTAAGCTATGAAGAAGGGTTAGGCCTAGAGGAGACTCGGTGAGTCCTGGAGGTGATGGCCTGGGGGAAGTACTCAGGGATCATGAAGCACTTTTAGAGGCTAGCGACAGAAGGACAGGGGACCCGCACCTAGCTTGCGGACCGCCCCTCTGCCTGTGTTTGAGAGACTGCGTCACGGCTGGAAAGATAGAGCCGACTTCAGCCTCCTAAGTCCCACCTGGGAATGACGTCGCCTGGGTGCAAAACTAAAATAAACGGCTCCGCCCTCATCTCCCAGCAGCCCCTGCAGCGCCACCGCCTCCCACCCCCCCCCTCGCCCCCGCCCCCTCGTGTGACCGGCCGAGCCGGCCCTCTCTGAGTCTCTAGTAGTTTCCAGGGCGCTGACGCATGCTTGCGCACACAACCCAGACTGGCGCGTCGTACGCAGTGGCCGCGAGCCGGGCAGCGGGTGCTAGGCGGTTCCCCCGCGGGGGGCAGGGGCGGGACTCCCGGCAGAGGAGGTGCGGTCCCAGCTGGGTCAGGTTGGGGGTTCAGATCGGGTTACTAGACTTAGGGGGTTCGGGTAGGGCTCCCCACTCCTGCCGTGAGATAGCCCTGGGCACCGGCCTGCGGGACCAGATAAAGGCTGCGAAGGAGCCTAGTCACTGGCCGCAGGCGTGGCTCCCCGGTCGGATTCCACCTCGCAGTGTCGCCTGCCTGCCCGGGCTTGCGGCCGCACGGAGCTGCGGTGCCTCTGTCGGCCTGACCCCTTCTCTCCCGCAGCCTGGAGGAGGGACGTCTGACGCTGAGTTGCCATGGCATCCTACTACGAGATTCTAGACGTACCGCGGAGTGCGTCCcctgatgacatcaagaaggcgTAAGTGCCTCGGCTGTGTTACAGAAAGGATCTGACCCTTGTTCCCCGCCCCCCTGAGTGCCATGGGCCTTTTCGAGGCCCGgctaaagggaggaaggagacccTTGGGAAAGTACGAAGACCAAGTCCAGCCAGGGAAGAAGAGCTGACCTTCTTTAGCGTCCTCTATACACCCAGTTCCcctctcctccagctccttcctACATGTGGGCTTGCCCAGGTTGCAGTGCTATAAAATGCCCAGGCTCTATGAGACAGGACAGTGTCTCCACTCTCCCTGTGGCTATAGATAGCTCTATCGAACGAACCCCAAGAGAGGGCTTATGGCAGGGACTTTCCTTTTTACTCATATCCCTGGCACACCGCAGGGAGAGAACCCCCTGAATCCAGGCTGCAGTCGTGGGGTGTTCTGGGATCGGGGCAGTGAAAGGGTGTTGGACTAAGCAGAAAGGGTAGTCGGTGGGCAAAGCCTGCATCAGTCTCCTGACCCTCCCTCTGCACTCATTTCCTGCAGGTACCGAAAGAAGGCTCTGCAGTGGCACCCAGACAAGAACCCGGATAATAAAgaatttgctgaaaaaaaatttaaggaggTGGCAGAGGCCTATGAAGTACTATCTGACAGTAAGGCTTGGGGTCCTGCAGGGACCAGCATGTCCCCCTGCTTCCATTCATTCATGGTACTCCTTCCTAAAGCCACGCCTCCATCCCGTCTCCtccatgattttattttagatagCGTTTAATCGCCTCCAGGTTATGTCTGTCTAGCAGGGTCTGAAGAGCAGTTTGGGTCCTGATCAGGGAAGGTCATAGCTTTCCTGCCAGGCCAGCTTATCACCCCCATTTTGTAGGCTGGTAAACCGAGGCTGAGAGAGATGAGATAATTTGCCCATTTCTTGAGCCAGAATATGAATCCAGGTCTGacgggtgattttttttttttctctgtgcttgAGTGTACCTAGGGCATTGTGCATGCTAAAGCAAGTTTTCTACTGTCAAGCCATGATTCCAGACCCAggtcattcactcattcatttattcatttgttcagaAAACAGTCTGACTAGACATggctataattccagcactcaggaggtaaggTAAGGCAGGAGGCTTTTAAGGTCAAAGGTCCTGTTTCAATAAGTAAACTTCAAAATGACAAACACTAGTTGAGGCTGTAGCTTTGTCAGTAGAGTGCTTTGGTAatatacacaaggccctgggtatGATCCCTAGCCCCACATAAACTTgccgtggtggtgcatgcctgtaatcctagtgacacaagacggaggcaggaggatcgaaagttcaaggtcttccttggCCACATATCAAACTCAtgaccatcctgggctacatgaacagcatcttttaaaatgtatttcttagaTGATGTgggtggtggttcacacctgtcacctcagcactgaggaggctgaggtaagGTGATTGCAGAAAGGCTGAAGACAGCCTGGATACaggatgagaccctgtctcaaaacaccaaaaccaaaccccacaAATGACCCCAGAAAATATCTCCTAAACGTACTGTGCCAGGTATTTCCGGGTATTAGGGAGACAGTGGAGGGCAAGCAGGCCCCGTCCTCATCCTGTGGTCATCATTATTCTGGTTAGGGAAGACCAACAGGAGTCAGGTATGTGCAGAGACAGATTACACACTGAGAAGAGTTCTCCAAAGGAGAACTGCTGTACCAGGGAAGGGTGGTGCATGCTCTTGTTGTGGTCCTAGCTAGTCTCTGTGGAAGTGGCTTGGTTAGGATAAGCCTATTAATAAGAATATGGTATAATTAGctgacatttatttacttgtttctgTGGAGCTGGGTGTTGAGCCCAGGGTCTTGTTCCTGTTAGACAGGGTCTCTGCTACTAAGCTCTGCCTCAGCCCCTAGCTTACGTTTGTTTATTGCCTTTTGTGTTAGGCAGACACTGTGCTAGGCAGGTTGGTGAGTTATCTCCTTTAAATTCTCTCAGTGGCTCAGAGTGGGGACTATGAGCATGTCTGTCATAGAGATGAGCCAGCTGCTGAAATCATGCCCCCCTGGATACCCTGCCGTCTCCCAAGTTTCATTTTCTGACACTTGTCCTAGCCCAAGAGGGGCGATAACTCTCCTAAAGGGAGGAATGACCAGGTCTCTTCTTCTAGAGCACAAACGGGAGATCTATGACCGCTATGGCCGGGAAGGGCTGACGGGGGCAGGTAGGTGGAGTGGTGGGGGTCCCAGGATGGAAGTGggtcagggagggaggggcaggcaaATTCTGGCAAAGCATGCTCTTTCTAAGGTTCCTGGCCATGCCTTGGGTGGGATGCCCTGGCTCAGGGCTGTATGTACACACTAAGTTGTCCCCTCCTCAACCTGACTCTCCTCCAGGAAGTGGTCCTTCTCGATCGGAAACTGGTGGTGTGGGGCCTGGCTTCACATTCACCTTCCGTAGCCCCGAGGAAGTCTTCCGGGAGTTCTTCGGGAGTGGAGACCCTTTTTCAGAGCTCTTTGGTACGTAGACGCAGGGTTGCTCCACTCCCTCCTCCAGCCTGCTGTCTgtcctcgggggggggggggaatctctCAGGCTAGAGCCAGAGACGGAATTGGAATTTCACAGCCAGAAGATTTGAGGTTGTAGGCGTGAGTCCAGGGAAAGCTAGGACAGAACCTGACACATGGCAGGACTCACGTGACACACCAGTGACACTTCACAGACTGGCCTTATTAAATGACAACAAGAACACATTGTTAAGCCTCCACAACAGCCACCAGTGGAGCAAGACTCAAAAGCATCATGTGACTGCTGCAGCAGCATtacacataacaacagacaccttTTTTTGGTTGTAGTTTGATGACTAACATatgccaagagttctacatctcctaAAGCCTCTTGTAAATCCTGAGAGGTGAGCCATTTTAATCCGTTTCCAGATGAGAAGATGGAAGCATATTAGTTAGCTTAGACGCGCACAAGTAATTGGCACAGCTGGGTGGCTAGGAAGGCACTCTGTGGTAGGGGCTTGTCCAGCATGTGCAGGGCACTGATTTCAGTCCCCGGCACCACAAATCAAAACGTGAAGGCAAATCTGTTGATTAAAAGATTCCTtcgaggggggctggtgagatggctcagtggataagagcacccgactgctcttccgaaggtccagagttcaaatcccagcaaccacatggtggctcacaaccatccgtaaNNNNNNNNNNNNNNNNNNNNNNNNNNNNNNNNNNNNNNNNNNNNNNNNNNNNNNNNNNNNNNNNNNNNNNNNNNNNNNNNNNNNNNNNNNNNNNNNNNNNNNNNNNNNNNNNNNNNNNNNNNNNNNNNNNNNNNNNNNNNNNNNNNNNNNNNNNNNNNNNNNNNNNNNNNNNNNNNNNNNNNNNNNNNNNNNNNNNNNNNNNNNNNNNNNNNNNNNNNNNNNNNNNNNNNNNNNNNNNNNNNNNNNNNNNNNNNNNNNNNNNNNNNNNNNNNNNNNNNNNNNNNNNNNNNNNNNNNNNNNNNNNNNNNNNNNNNNNNNNNNNNNNNNNNNNNNNNNNNNNNNNNNNNNNNNNNNNNNNNNNNNNNNNNNNNNNNNNNNNNNNNNNNNNNNNNNNNNNNNNNNNtctagcgccctcttctggagtgtctgaagacagctacaatgtacttacatataataaataaataaataaaaaaaaaaaaaaaaaaaatctcaccactGAGCACTGGCcacggtggtgcacacttttaatccctgtgctcaggaggcagaggcactcttgagttcagggctagcctgctCTGCCTAGCAATtttcaggccagccagacctatgcagtgagaacctgtctcaaaaccccaaaAGAACTTTaaacttgggagatggaggcccAAGATCAGGGCTTCAGGGTCATCTTTATCtattaagtttgaggctagcctgagctactgaTACTGAGatgctttttcaaaaaaaaaaattttttttaaatgtgtaaggtggggctggagagatggctcagtggttaagaggttttgagttcaattcccagcaactacatggtggctcacaaccatctgtgatgggatctgatgccctcttctggtgtgtctgaagacagggacagtgtactcatatatacagaataaataaatatatttaaaaacaacaacaataatcttAAGACATTTTGTAAGTTTACACAACCCCAAACAGGAGCCATAAGTGTATCGGGTTGTTTAGCAGCTTGCTTTCTAGGCCTTAAGGCTACAGCCCCACACGTTTTGGAGGAAAGCTCTTCACCAACAACTTACCTTCTTGCAGATGACTTGGGTGTCTTCTCGGAGCTTCAGAACCAGGGTCCCCGACTCACGGGCcctttcttcactttctcttcttcctttcctgccaACTCCGGTAAGCACTGTCCTTGTCCA contains:
- the Dnajb2 gene encoding dnaJ homolog subfamily B member 2 isoform X3 gives rise to the protein MASYYEILDVPRSASPDDIKKAYRKKALQWHPDKNPDNKEFAEKKFKEVAEAYEVLSDKHKREIYDRYGREGLTGAGSGPSRSETGGVGPGFTFTFRSPEEVFREFFGSGDPFSELFDDLGVFSELQNQGPRLTGPFFTFSSSFPANSDFSSSSFSFSPGAGAFRSVSTSTTFVQGRRITTRRIMENGQERVEVEEDGQLKSVSINGVPDDLALGLELSRREQQPSVAPGLGVMQVRPTSLSRPPDHDLSEDEDLQLAMAYSLSEMEAAGQKPAAQEDAGASGSIRSSGEAS
- the Dnajb2 gene encoding dnaJ homolog subfamily B member 2 isoform X4, whose product is MASYYEILDVPRSASPDDIKKAYRKKALQWHPDKNPDNKEFAEKKFKEVAEAYEVLSDKHKREIYDRYGREGLTGAGSGPSRSETGGVGPGFTFTFRSPEEVFREFFGSGDPFSELFDDLGVFSELQNQGPRLTGPFFTFSSSFPANSDFSSSSFSFSPGAGAFRSVSTSTTFVQGRRITTRRIMENGQERVEVEEDGQLKSVSINGVPDDLALGLELSRREQQPSVAPGLGVMQVRPTSLSRPPDHDLSEDEDLQLAMAYSLSEMEAAGQKPADVF